In one Oryzias latipes chromosome 13, ASM223467v1 genomic region, the following are encoded:
- the LOC101159211 gene encoding claudin-3 — translation MSIGLELIGISLCILGWIIAIVACALPMWRVTAFIGNNIVTAQIIWEGMWMTCVVQSTGQMQCKVYDSMLALSQDLQAARALTVISILLAILAVLVAIAGAKCTNCIEDEASKAKVMIISGVFFIVSGVMQLIPVSWSAHSIIRDFYNPLIPDAQRRELGAALYIGWAAAALLVLGGGLLCCSCPPQESRYNPSRMAYSTQRSVGGPGLERKDYV, via the coding sequence ATGTCTATAGGACTTGAGCTGATCGGTATTTCCTTGTGCATTCTGGGATGGATTATCGCCATTGTGGCGTGCGCCCTCCCCATGTGGAGGGTGACGGCCTTCATCGGCAACAACATCGTCACGGCACAGATCATCTGGGAGGGCATGTGGATGACCTGCGTGGTGCAGAGCACGGGCCAGATGCAGTGTAAGGTCTACGACTCCATGCTGGCGCTGTCCCAGGACCTCCAGGCTGCACGCGCCCTGACCGTCATCTCCATCCTGCTGGCCATCCTGGCCGTGCTGGTGGCCATCGCAGGGGCCAAGTGCACCAACTGCATCGAGGACGAGGCATCCAAAGCCAAGGTGATGATCATCTCCGGGGTGTTCTTCATCGTATCGGGCGTCATGCAGCTCATCCCCGTGTCCTGGTCCGCTCACTCCATCATCAGAGACTTCTACAACCCTCTGATCCCCGACGCCCAGCGCAGGGAGCTGGGGGCCGCCCTCTACATCGGCTGGGCGGCGGCCGCGCTCCTGGTCCTGGGCGGAGGACTTCTCTGCTGCTCCTGTCCGCCGCAGGAGTCCAGGTACAACCCGTCCCGGATGGCCTACTCCACCCAGAGGTCTGTGGGGGGCCCGGGCCTGGAGAGGAAGGACTACGTGTGA
- the LOC101159688 gene encoding claudin-4-like yields the protein MSSAGVEILGMILAVAGWLGVMVACGLPMWRVTAYIGQNIVISQVIWEGLWMNCSVQSTGQMHCKVHESMLGLPVDLQAARALVIVSMVLSIAGIGLSVAGAKCTNCSGDESRKPRLVGAAGVTFMVAGLLMLVAVSWTAHAIVQGFYDPLLQETSKREFGNALYFGWAASCLLIVGGALLCCSCPSRPAAAPSGGASAPSRVNYSAVKAMSTSGYTRRDYV from the coding sequence ATGTCCTCTGCAGGCGTGGAGATCCTCGGGATGATCCTGGCGGTGGCGGGCTGGCTGGGGGTGATGGTGGCCTGCGGCCTGCCCATGTGGAGGGTGACGGCCTACATCGGGCAGAACATCGTCATCTCTCAGGTCATCTGGGAAGGCTTGTGGATGAACTGTTCGGTGCAGAGCACGGGCCAGATGCACTGCAAGGTGCACGAGTCCATGCTGGGGCTGCCGGTGGACCTGCAGGCAGCGCGGGCGCTGGTCATTGTCTCCATGGTGCTGAGCATCGCGGGCATCGGTCTGTCCGTGGCCGGGGCCAAGTGCACCAACTGCAGTGGGGACGAGAGCAGGAAGCCCCGCCTTGTGGGGGCCGCTGGGGTGACCTTCATGGTGGCGGGGCTGCTTATGCTGGTAGCCGTGTCCTGGACCGCCCACGCCATCGTCCAGGGCTTCTACGACCCGCTGTTGCAGGAGACATCCAAAAGGGAGTTCGGGAACGCGCTGTACTTTGGTTGGGCCGCCTCCTGTTTGCTCATTGTTGGGGGGGccctgctttgctgctcctgtCCTTCGAGACCAGCTGCGGCCCCCAGTGGTGGAGCCTCTGCCCCCTCCAGGGTGAACTACTCTGCAGTCAAAGCCATGTCGACCAGCGGGTACACCCGAAGAGACTACGTTTGA
- the LOC101159455 gene encoding claudin-4, translated as MPNSLHPVWAKLCFGRHVLLVYLCSQSEEGRAFGLKRSSDMPSLGLEILGVALAVLGWISAIASCALPMWRVSAFIGVNIVTAQVTWEGIWMNCVVQSTGQMQCKIHDSMLALSGDLQAARALTVISIVLGVLGVLVSITGAKCTNCVDEEASKARVMIAAGVAFILASLMQIIPVSWSAHAIVTEFYSPLIPEAQKREIGAALYLGWAAAGFLLVGGAILCSSCPRQPEKRYGPPSKMVYSHTRSVAPSGYDRRDYV; from the coding sequence ATGCCCAACAGTCTCCACCCTGTCTGGGCCAAACTTTGCTTTGGACGTCACGTCCTCCTGGTCTACCTCTGCAGTCAGAGCGAGGAAGGTCGTGCATTTGGACTCAAGCGCAGCTCGGACATGCCTTCGCTGGGGTTGGAGATTCTCGGAGTGGCCCTGGCTGTCCTGGGCTGGATCTCGGCCATCGCTTCCTGCGCGTTGCCCATGTGGAGGGTGTCGGCCTTCATCGGGGTGAACATCGTCACGGCCCAGGTCACCTGGGAGGGCATCTGGATGAACTGCGTGGTCCAGAGTACGGGCCAGATGCAGTGCAAGATCCACGACTCCATGCTGGCTCTGAGCGGCGACCTTCAGGCGGCTCGCGCCCTCACCGTCATCTCCATCGTGTTGGGAGTCCTGGGAGTCCTGGTGTCCATAACTGGGGCAAAGTGCACCAACTGCGTGGATGAGGAGGCCAGCAAAGCCCGGGTGATGATAGCTGCCGGGGTGGCCTTCATCTTGGCTTCCCTCATGCAGATCATTCCCGTGTCGTGGTCGGCGCACGCCATCGTCACGGAGTTCTACAGCCCGCTCATCCCCGAGGCGCAGAAGAGGGAGATTGGGGCGGCTCTGTATTTGGGCTGGGCCGCCGCAGGATTTCTCCTCGTTGGGGGCGCCATTCTCTGCTCCAGTTGCCCACGGCAACCAGAGAAAAGGTACGGACCCCCGTCAAAGATGGTGTACTCCCACACCAGGTCAGTCGCTCCGAGCGGCTATGACAGAAGAGACTATGTCTGA